A stretch of Gadus chalcogrammus isolate NIFS_2021 chromosome 9, NIFS_Gcha_1.0, whole genome shotgun sequence DNA encodes these proteins:
- the mapk8ip2 gene encoding C-Jun-amino-terminal kinase-interacting protein 2: MADRAEMFSLSTFHSLSPPGCRPSHDISLEEFDDEDLSEITDDCGIGLNYDSDPYEKDCLILEKNEMHHPMCSFQDDFQEFEMIDDEDEEEDDEDGDEDEEELDPDGPPSPSASPPDSPTLDTQKSRPTTLNLTTAVSQDSLNNNSSLSPKKGSWQDSIRNPIQQGRLSPNHSCLDDGLHETGQCPATPVSQAPGPQSKGTPPKQTGEGRLSQSPHRPLLCDVEGNRRERPEYGSFGQHQSNTCPGDVSKTSPEPLNRTSRVPSVDENSQCSDTEVDRDLINDHNHKHLNRRTTDTYTVTSESGMEPENDLDPDATSHCLSSTAPIGGNDGADTPLSDEELDKDFEVEFMCKETYDLVCEENQRSSYVEFPCIEPFESAAFSSYISTDRPDALDPSNGAARDDAAANDSTSPSSDPGIADMNTKRRYVTDQDQDLSSPASDSDVEGELEAAFVCGGHLVSNMISSISETELDLTSDDSSSGRSSHLTNSIEEASSPTSDQELDPDTELEQDSGIVGMKASLLLGQHDPIKVGYPLSSSSPLPSPTLATPSPVDSPIEPLGSYDDGEALGEEDLQFEHHADPDETLPTAQRSEDSFSRQMVLEIEPDHSLESFKRSFYLPVGPRLMPSTDDYGTSEGDSDSESEDELSENSDSPWLLSNLVNKMISEGSYPISCPEECFKRKLSVSDTISPSSDIDEDDDRRNQAGRAGLQEGGKASEGLRDYVTQTEERGKNTKPGLHASGHTGISGDVDSSTSNARETTRGSVYNHCSKDSDKNLAMKWSKNDRRQEERGEEDVPEPNNDLMMHEGQKELDSPSLTESVISDKDEGRETDPKPTGRSSASLERITEVKQGLTLDIPTAQTNRCFSLSYSTDNDEEDVDEDSSPFLTDLRKQSAFGGSNLYLDSSPPIDESVQNRPFSDQDLCDKALAQRQQSDDDGLAYDSMKYTLVVDENTTLELVSLRRCTSVLSDDSELSTLCDEEPLGTGDEAAYGLRDEEVRAELLSSSEDSSPEADLPFSKKFLNVFVNSTSRSSSTESFGLFSCTINGEDRDQTHRAVYRFIPRHADELELDVDDPLYVEEEEDDYWYRGYNMRTGERGIFPAFYAHEVIGQSKETSGVKRNPAWIETFNVQFLGSVEVPHHQGNGILCAAMQKIAISRKRTVHVRPPSLCELEISLQGVKLIMSLEDEYDTLDEFDRCSHFFQMKNISFCGCHPKNNCYFGFITKHPMLNRFACHVFVSQESMRRVAECVGKAFQEYYQEHLEYACPTEDIYLE; this comes from the exons GACTGTCTGATTCTGGAGAAGAACGAGATGCACCACCCCATGTGCTCCTTCCAGGACGACTTCCAGGAGTTTGAGATGATTGACgacgaggatgaggaagaggacgatgaggacggcgacgaggacgaggaagagctGGATCCAGACGGGCCTCCCTCCCCGTCCGCCTCCCCTCCCGACTCCCCCACCCTCGACACCCAGAAGAGCCGCCCCACCACGCTGAACCTCACCACGGCCGTGTCACAG GATTCgttaaacaacaacagcagcctcTCCCCAAAGAAAGGCAGCTGGCAGGACTCAATACGTAATCCTATTCAGCAAG GTCGTCTGTCTCCAAACCACTCTTGTCTGGATGACGGCCTCCACGAGACGGGCCAGTGCCCGGCCACTCCGGTGTCCCAGGCACCAGGGCCACAGAGCAAAGGTACTCCCCCAAAACAGACAGGGGAGGGCAGGCTCAGCCAGTCTCCTCACAGGCCCCTTCTCTGCGACGTGGAGGGCAACAGGCGCGAGAGGCCTGAATACG GTTCATTTGGCCAGCATCAATCCAACACCTGTCCAGGTGACGTCTCCAAGACCTCCCCTGAGCCTCTGAACAGGACGTCCCGGGTCCCCTCCGTCGACGAGAACTCTCAGTGTTCCGACACAGAGGTCGACCGCGACCTCATCAACGACCACAATCACAAACACCTCAACCGGCGCACCACGGACACCTACACGGTCACCAGCGAATCAGGGATGGAGCCGGAGAACGACCTGGACCCGGATGCCACCAGCCACTGTTTGTCGTCCACCGCGCCCATCGGAGGCAACGACGGCGCAGACACGCCCCTGTCGGACGAAGAGCTGGACAAAGACTTTGAGGTGGAGTTCATGTGTAAGGAGACCTACGACCTGGTGTGTGAGGAGAACCAGCGCTCCTCGTACGTGGAGTTCCCCTGCATTGAGCCCTTTGAGTCGGCCGCCTTCTCCAGCTACATCTCCACTGACCGCCCCGACGCCCTCGACCCGTCCAATGGCGCCGCGCGCGACGATGCTGCGGCCAATGACTCCACCTCCCCGTCCTCAGACCCCGGGATAGCAGACATGAACACAAAGCGGCGCTACGTCACGGACCAAGACCAGGACCTGAGCTCGCCGGCTTCGGACTCTGACGTCGAAGGGGAGCTGGAGGCCGCGTTTGTCTGCGGGGGCCATTTGGTTTCCAACATGATCTCTTCCATCTCAGAGACGGAACTGGACCTTACCAGCGACGACAGCAGCAGCGGACGTTCATCACACCTCACGAACTCCATCGAAGAGGCCAGCTCCCCCACGTCGGACCAGGAGCTGGACCCCGACACCGAGCTCGAGCAGGACAGCGGCATCGTGGGGATGAAGGCCTCGCTTCTTCTCGGGCAGCATGATCCGATCAAAGTCGGGTATCCTCTATCGTCTTCCTCGCCCCTGCCCTCCCCTACCTTGGCTACCCCTTCTCCGGTGGACTCACCCATCGAGCCCCTAGGGTCCTATGACGACGGCgaggctctgggtgaggaggaccTGCAGTTTGAGCACCACGCAGACCCAGATGAGACTCTCCCCACAGCCCAGCGGTCTGAGGACAGCTTCTCCAGGCAGATGGTGCTCGAAATAGAGCCAGACCATAGCCTCGAGAGCTTCAAGCGCTCTTTCTATCTGCCTGTTGGCCCCAGACTCATGCCAAGCACGGACGACTATGGCACCAGTGAAGGAGACTCCGATTCAGAGAGCGAAGACGAGCTGAGTGAGAATTCTGACTCACCGTGGTTGCTTAGCAACCTCGTCAACAAGATGATCTCAGAGGGCTCTTACCCAATCAGCTGCCCGGAAGAATGCTTCAAGAGGAAACTTTCAGTATCCGACACCATCTCTCCATCCTCAGACATAGACGAGGATGACGACAGAAGGAATCAAGCAGGAAGGGCGGGGTTACAGGAAGGAGGTAAAGCAAGTGAAGGTCTAAGAGACTATGTGACGCAGACAGAAGAAAGGGGGAAGAACACCAAGCCTGGTCTACACGCAAGCGGTCACACTGGTATTAGTGGAGATGTGGACTCAAGCACCAGCAATGCCAGGGAAACGACAAGAGGCTCCGTCTATAACCATTGCTCAAAAGACTCTGACAAGAACCTCGCCATGAAGTGGTCCAAAAACGACAGGAGACAAGAGGAACGGGGTGAGGAGGACGTCCCTGAACCGAACAATGACCTCATGATGCACGAGGGACAGAAAGAGCTGGACTCCCCTAGTCTGACCGAGAGTGTGATCAGTGACAAGGACGAGGGACGAGAGACGGACCCCAAGCCCACGGGTCGCAGTTCTGCCTCCCTGGAGCGCATCACCGAAGTGAAACAGGGCTTGACCCTTGACATCCCCACGGCCCAAACCAACCGATGCTTCAGCCTCAGTTACTCCACGGATAACGACGAAGAGGACGTTGATGAAGACTCTTCCCCGTTCCTTACCGATTTGAGGAAGCAGAGCGCCTTCGGGGGGAGCAACCTGTATCTGGACAGTTCCCCTCCCATCGACGAGAGCGTTCAGAACCGCCCCTTTTCAGACCAGGACCTGTGCGACAAAGCTCTGGCTCAGCGGCAGCAGTCAGATGATGATGGACTGGCCTACGACTCCATGAAGTACACACTTGTTGTGGATGAGAACACCACACTGGAGCTGGTCAGCCTCAGAAG GTGCACCTCTGTTCTGAGCGACGACAGCGAGCTGTCCACGCTGTGTGACGAGGAGCCACTCGGGACGGGCGACGAGGCCGCCTACGGACTCAGGGACGAAGAAGTGCGGGCGGAACTCCTGAGCTCTTCTGAGGACTCCTCTCCGGAGGCGGACCTGCCCTTCTCCAAGAAGTTCCTCAATGTGTTCGTCAACAGCACGTCACGCTCCTCCA GCACTGAATCCTTTGGACTTTTCTCCTGCACAATCAATGGAGAGGACAGGGACCAGACACACAGGGCTGTGTACAG GTTTATTCCCAGACATGCGGATGAACTTGAGCTGGACGTGGATGACCCCCTGTatgtcgaggaggaggaggatgactaCTGGTATAGAGGATACAACATGCGGACAGGGGAACGAGGCATATTCCCTGCCTTCTACGCTCATGAGGTCATTGGCCAGTCGAAGGAGACATCAG gtGTGAAGAGAAATCCAGCGTGGATTGAGACTTTCAACGTCCAGTTCCTGGGGTCGGTTGAAGTACCTCATCACCAAGGCAACGGCATTCTCTGTGCTGCAATGCAGAAG ATTGCCATTTCGAGAAAGAGGACGGTGCATGTGCGGCCTCCGTCTCTGTGTGAGCTGGAGATCAGCCTGCAGGGAGTCAAGCTGATCATGAGCCTGGAGGATGAGTATGACACGCTGGACGAG TTTGACAGGTGTAGTCACTTCTTCCAGATGAAGAACATCTCCTTCTGTGGATGCCACCCTAAGAACAACTG TTACTTTGGCTTCATCACTAAGCACCCGATGCTGAACAGGTTCGCCTGCCATGTGTTCGTATCCCAGGAGTCGATGCGGCGTGTAGCAGAGTGCGTTGG
- the LOC130389497 gene encoding uncharacterized protein LOC130389497 isoform X1, protein MEYEEHTEATSVYIMYVMYMIITLNRSTLALLILVISEERRRRRLLHEVVMRTNNLLLNFAAPLLQRRSPRTCWMRVRSKDWWERVVLKEFEDEEWKDNFRMTRRSFNKLCGMMEGVLKPEVVTVRAPVPLEMRVAIVLYKLASCAQYRLVANQFGVHKTTVKKFVYIFCKGMVSSPVIHNFIKVPTTKEAIGIARRFEQKFNIPQIIGCIDGTHIPVLPPSDGYQEFANCEGWPSYVLQAVVDDMYRFWNINCKMPGWTYDDNVLRQSTLFNQAHLLPKEPREINGVPINHFLLGDPAYPLMDWLIKGYAHSPNITPEQESFNAYLSSARTTAETAFERLKSRWRVLLKRSDCHFTFTPHVVGACCALHNFCENEKESVNPIWTEEAAALALDLPQPGLVQHLGQCTWSEDQSGPDRLFECKLPPAPVILFRCLGIL, encoded by the exons ATGGAGTACGAGGAGCATACCGAAGCTACATCCGTCTACATTATGTATGTGATGTACATGATCATTACACTAAACAGATCCACATTGGCGCTCTTGATTTTGGTGATTTCGGAGGAAAGACGCCGCCGCCGATTGCTCCATGAGGTTGTCATGCGGACAAACAACTTGTTGTTGAACTTTGCAGCGCCTCTGCTACAAAGAAGGTCTCCGCGAACATGCTGGATGCGGGTCAGAAGcaaagactggtgggagagagtggtttTAAAGGAATTTGAAGACGAGGAGTGGAAAGACAACTTTCGCATGACCCGCAGGTCCTTCAACAAACTGTGTGGGATGATGGAAGGAGTCTTGAAACCTGAGGTCGTGACCGTTCGTGCGCCCGTACCGCTCGAAATGAGGGTTGCCATTGTTCTGTACAAACTGGCCAGTTGTGCCCAATACAGACTTGTGGCCAATCAGTTCGGCGTCCACAAAACAACAGTGAAGAAGTTTGTGTACATATTCTGCAAAGGAATGGTGTCGTCGCCGGTCATTCACAACTTCATCAAGGTGCCCACGACAAAAGAAGCCATCGGCATAGCACGCCGATTCGAACAGAAGTTCAACATCCCACAAATCATCGGGTGCATCGACGGCACCCACATTCCAGTGTTACCGCCAAGTGATGGCTACCAAGAATTTGCAAACTGCGAGGGATGGCCCTCGTATGTCCTCCAAGCCGTGGTGGACGACATGTATCG ATTCTGGAATATCAACTGTAAGATGCCTGGGTGGACTTACGACGACAACGTGCTTAGGCAATCGACGTTGTTTAACCAGGCACATCTTCTACCAAAA GAACCAAGAGAAATCAATGGCGTCCCCATCAACCACTTTCTGTTGGGCGATCCAGCTTATCCTCTCATGGACTGGCTCATAAAAGGCTACGCCCATTCCCCAAACATCACCCCTGAGCAGGAGTCGTTTAACGCGTATTTAAGCTCTGCAAGGACCACAGCAGAGACTGCGTTTGAGAGACTGAAGTCGCGCTGGAGAGTGCTGCTGAAGCGCAGTGACTGCCACTTTACGTTCACCCCTCACGTCGTCGGGGCCTGTTGTGCATTGCACAATTTCTGTGAGAACGAGAAGGAGAGTGTAAATCCCATCTGGACGGAGGAAGCTGCTGCTCTGGCGTTGGACTTGCCACAGCCTGGGCTCGTTCAACACCTCGGACAATGCACATGGTCAGAGGATCAGAGCGGCCCTGACAGACTATTTGAGTGCAAACTTCCCCCTGCGCCGGTGATACTTTTTAGATGTCTTGGTATTTTGTAA
- the LOC130389497 gene encoding uncharacterized protein LOC130389497 isoform X2, with protein MRVRSKDWWERVVLKEFEDEEWKDNFRMTRRSFNKLCGMMEGVLKPEVVTVRAPVPLEMRVAIVLYKLASCAQYRLVANQFGVHKTTVKKFVYIFCKGMVSSPVIHNFIKVPTTKEAIGIARRFEQKFNIPQIIGCIDGTHIPVLPPSDGYQEFANCEGWPSYVLQAVVDDMYRFWNINCKMPGWTYDDNVLRQSTLFNQAHLLPKEPREINGVPINHFLLGDPAYPLMDWLIKGYAHSPNITPEQESFNAYLSSARTTAETAFERLKSRWRVLLKRSDCHFTFTPHVVGACCALHNFCENEKESVNPIWTEEAAALALDLPQPGLVQHLGQCTWSEDQSGPDRLFECKLPPAPVILFRCLGIL; from the exons ATGCGGGTCAGAAGcaaagactggtgggagagagtggtttTAAAGGAATTTGAAGACGAGGAGTGGAAAGACAACTTTCGCATGACCCGCAGGTCCTTCAACAAACTGTGTGGGATGATGGAAGGAGTCTTGAAACCTGAGGTCGTGACCGTTCGTGCGCCCGTACCGCTCGAAATGAGGGTTGCCATTGTTCTGTACAAACTGGCCAGTTGTGCCCAATACAGACTTGTGGCCAATCAGTTCGGCGTCCACAAAACAACAGTGAAGAAGTTTGTGTACATATTCTGCAAAGGAATGGTGTCGTCGCCGGTCATTCACAACTTCATCAAGGTGCCCACGACAAAAGAAGCCATCGGCATAGCACGCCGATTCGAACAGAAGTTCAACATCCCACAAATCATCGGGTGCATCGACGGCACCCACATTCCAGTGTTACCGCCAAGTGATGGCTACCAAGAATTTGCAAACTGCGAGGGATGGCCCTCGTATGTCCTCCAAGCCGTGGTGGACGACATGTATCG ATTCTGGAATATCAACTGTAAGATGCCTGGGTGGACTTACGACGACAACGTGCTTAGGCAATCGACGTTGTTTAACCAGGCACATCTTCTACCAAAA GAACCAAGAGAAATCAATGGCGTCCCCATCAACCACTTTCTGTTGGGCGATCCAGCTTATCCTCTCATGGACTGGCTCATAAAAGGCTACGCCCATTCCCCAAACATCACCCCTGAGCAGGAGTCGTTTAACGCGTATTTAAGCTCTGCAAGGACCACAGCAGAGACTGCGTTTGAGAGACTGAAGTCGCGCTGGAGAGTGCTGCTGAAGCGCAGTGACTGCCACTTTACGTTCACCCCTCACGTCGTCGGGGCCTGTTGTGCATTGCACAATTTCTGTGAGAACGAGAAGGAGAGTGTAAATCCCATCTGGACGGAGGAAGCTGCTGCTCTGGCGTTGGACTTGCCACAGCCTGGGCTCGTTCAACACCTCGGACAATGCACATGGTCAGAGGATCAGAGCGGCCCTGACAGACTATTTGAGTGCAAACTTCCCCCTGCGCCGGTGATACTTTTTAGATGTCTTGGTATTTTGTAA